A part of Caldisericaceae bacterium genomic DNA contains:
- the deoC gene encoding deoxyribose-phosphate aldolase, translated as MTEITKDYLKSIIDHTLLKPEATPEDIKRLCEEAVKYQFYAVCVNSTFVSLAKNILKGTNVKVASVVGFPLGASSTFAKAQETEKAVRDGADEIDMVIKIGYLKAKDYKEVENDIKEVVKVASGHVVKVIIETSLLTREEKIIASTLVVSAGAHFVKTSTGFSSGGATVEDIKLIRSVIPENIGVKASGGIRDFETAKSMVEAGATRIGASKSIDIVS; from the coding sequence ATGACAGAAATAACAAAAGATTATTTAAAAAGTATTATAGACCACACACTTCTCAAGCCAGAAGCAACCCCAGAAGACATTAAAAGACTTTGTGAAGAGGCAGTGAAATATCAATTTTATGCAGTTTGTGTAAATTCAACTTTTGTAAGTCTTGCAAAAAATATTCTTAAAGGAACTAATGTTAAGGTTGCATCGGTTGTAGGGTTTCCATTAGGAGCATCTTCTACTTTTGCAAAGGCACAGGAAACTGAAAAAGCAGTAAGAGATGGAGCTGATGAAATTGACATGGTTATTAAAATTGGTTACCTAAAAGCAAAAGATTACAAGGAAGTTGAAAACGATATAAAAGAAGTTGTTAAGGTAGCAAGTGGTCATGTAGTAAAAGTAATTATAGAAACAAGTTTACTTACAAGAGAAGAAAAGATTATTGCATCAACTTTAGTAGTATCTGCAGGTGCCCATTTTGTTAAAACCTCTACTGGCTTTAGTAGTGGAGGGGCAACAGTTGAGGACATAAAACTTATACGATCCGTAATACCTGAGAACATTGGAGTAAAAGCATCAGGAGGAATAAGGGACTTTGAGACTGCAAAGAGTATGGTCGAAGCTGGTGCAACGAGAATTGGTGCAAGCAAAAGTATAGATATTGTTTCTTAA